Proteins encoded together in one candidate division TA06 bacterium window:
- a CDS encoding protein-L-isoaspartate(D-aspartate) O-methyltransferase codes for MNYEQSRQKMVEIQMAGRGINDPRVIAALKKVPRHLFVEHALQARAYDDNALPIGEGQTISQPYIVALMSQALELKGAEKVLELGTGSGYQAAVLAELTFQVFTIERIDKIARKARKVIDEMKYHNIAITTGDGTLGWPKFAPYDRILVTAGAPDIPKACWEQLAEGGRMVIPVGDMNIQKLLLIDKVNGQETRKELCGCMFVPLVGKYGWQANGQ; via the coding sequence ATGAACTACGAACAGTCCCGCCAAAAAATGGTGGAGATCCAGATGGCCGGGCGGGGCATCAATGACCCCCGGGTGATCGCCGCCTTGAAAAAGGTCCCCCGCCACCTGTTCGTGGAACATGCCCTGCAGGCCCGGGCCTACGACGACAACGCCCTGCCCATCGGCGAAGGGCAGACCATCTCCCAGCCCTACATCGTGGCCCTGATGAGCCAGGCCCTGGAGCTGAAGGGGGCCGAGAAGGTGCTGGAGTTGGGAACGGGATCCGGCTACCAGGCGGCGGTACTGGCCGAGCTGACCTTTCAGGTGTTCACCATCGAGCGGATAGACAAGATCGCCCGCAAGGCCCGCAAGGTGATCGACGAGATGAAGTATCACAACATCGCCATAACCACCGGCGACGGCACCCTGGGCTGGCCAAAATTCGCGCCTTACGACCGGATCCTAGTCACGGCCGGGGCCCCGGATATCCCCAAGGCCTGCTGGGAACAGCTGGCCGAAGGCGGGCGGATGGTGATCCCGGTGGGGGACATGAATATCCAAAAGCTCCTGTTGATAGACAAGGTCAACGGCCAGGAAACGAGAAAAGAACTGTGCGGCTGCATGTTCGTGCCCTTGGTGGGAAAATACGGGTGGCAGGCCAATGGCCAGTAA